Proteins from a genomic interval of Streptomyces sp. NBC_00820:
- a CDS encoding MarP family serine protease, with amino-acid sequence MDLLDLMLVLVALVYAAAGYRRGLVAGCVSLAGFVGGAVVGVWALPWVTGLVSRGSAAATVLAILTVLVPGMVGHELAGRLSLRLRSELDREGRGPLRVADGIGGAAANSVAVLIVAWVAASVLGAAPSQTLTTQIRNSALLGAVQERMPQTTPAWFSRATSALTDAGFPQVFNPFENESTAQVAEPSGDSVTADAKRAAQRSTVKIEGASGSEGREGSGFVYAPGHVMTNAHVVAGIDNPSVRVGGVGRSYGARVVLFDPDRDVAVLYVPRLRAPVLRFDGGARRGDTAVVAGYPENGNLNLQAATVANRVRATGQNIYNDGTVTREIYAIRSKVLPGNSGGPLLATDGRVYGVVFARSTSDSETGYALTAQEVKGDASRGAGATAAVDTGELASS; translated from the coding sequence GTGGACCTGCTCGACCTCATGCTTGTGCTGGTGGCCCTCGTGTACGCGGCGGCCGGGTACCGGCGCGGCCTGGTGGCCGGATGCGTGTCGCTGGCCGGGTTCGTGGGCGGCGCGGTCGTCGGGGTGTGGGCGCTGCCCTGGGTGACCGGGCTGGTGTCGCGCGGTTCGGCGGCGGCGACGGTGCTGGCGATCCTGACCGTGCTGGTGCCCGGCATGGTGGGGCACGAGCTGGCCGGCCGGCTTTCGCTGCGGCTGCGCAGCGAGCTGGACCGCGAGGGCCGGGGCCCACTGCGGGTGGCGGACGGGATCGGGGGCGCGGCGGCCAACTCGGTGGCGGTGCTGATCGTGGCCTGGGTCGCGGCGAGCGTGCTGGGCGCGGCTCCCTCGCAGACCCTGACGACGCAGATCCGGAACTCGGCGCTGCTGGGCGCGGTGCAGGAGAGGATGCCGCAGACGACGCCCGCGTGGTTCTCGCGGGCCACGTCCGCGCTGACCGACGCGGGGTTCCCGCAGGTCTTCAACCCGTTCGAGAACGAGTCGACGGCTCAGGTGGCGGAGCCGTCGGGCGACAGCGTCACCGCGGACGCGAAGCGCGCGGCGCAGCGCAGCACGGTGAAGATCGAGGGCGCCTCCGGCAGCGAGGGCCGCGAGGGCAGCGGTTTCGTGTACGCGCCGGGGCATGTGATGACGAACGCGCACGTGGTGGCCGGCATCGACAACCCGAGCGTGCGGGTGGGCGGGGTGGGGCGGTCGTACGGGGCGCGGGTGGTGCTCTTCGACCCGGACCGGGACGTGGCGGTGCTGTACGTGCCCCGGCTGCGCGCGCCGGTGCTGCGTTTCGACGGCGGCGCGCGGCGCGGGGACACGGCGGTGGTCGCGGGCTACCCGGAGAACGGGAACCTGAACCTGCAGGCGGCGACGGTCGCGAACCGGGTGCGGGCGACCGGCCAGAACATCTACAACGACGGCACGGTCACCCGCGAGATCTACGCGATCCGCTCGAAGGTCCTGCCCGGCAACTCCGGCGGCCCGCTGCTGGCCACCGACGGCCGGGTGTACGGCGTGGTCTTCGCCCGCTCCACCTCGGACTCCGAGACGGGGTACGCGCTGACGGCGCAGGAGGTGAAGGGCGACGCCTCGCGGGGTGCCGGGGCGACGGCGGCGGTGGACACGGGCGAGCTGGCGTCCTCGTGA
- a CDS encoding GNAT family N-acetyltransferase, with protein MPQPHIRTARPEDGEELGALDRAAWSTLHEVTPEPQPPYRPFFGDRYPVHGCLVAELDGRIAGYVRLAQPTPFPASAHVRQIQGIAVAREARGHGVGRALVRAAIDSAREQGARRITLRVLGHNTPARGLYTAEGFEVEGVLPEEFLIGGTYVDDVLMGRPL; from the coding sequence ATGCCGCAACCGCACATACGCACCGCCCGGCCCGAGGACGGCGAGGAACTGGGCGCCCTCGACCGCGCCGCCTGGTCCACCCTGCACGAGGTGACGCCCGAGCCGCAGCCGCCGTACCGGCCCTTCTTCGGCGACCGGTATCCCGTGCACGGCTGCCTCGTCGCCGAGCTGGACGGCCGGATCGCCGGTTACGTCCGGCTCGCTCAACCCACGCCGTTCCCCGCGAGCGCGCACGTACGGCAGATCCAGGGCATCGCCGTCGCCCGCGAGGCCCGCGGACACGGTGTGGGACGCGCACTGGTCCGGGCCGCGATCGACAGCGCCCGCGAGCAGGGCGCCCGGCGCATCACCCTGCGCGTGCTCGGGCACAACACCCCGGCCCGCGGGCTCTACACGGCCGAGGGGTTCGAGGTCGAGGGCGTACTTCCGGAGGAGTTCCTGATCGGGGGGACGTACGTCGACGACGTGCTCATGGGCCGCCCGCTGTGA